The following proteins come from a genomic window of Ornithinimicrobium cryptoxanthini:
- a CDS encoding DegT/DnrJ/EryC1/StrS family aminotransferase: MLGTQAMIPAARPIIGDEERAAVDRVMRSGMVAQGPEVAAFEEEFAAQLVGGRTCVAVNSGTSGLHLGLLAAGIGLGDEVIVPSFTFAATANSVALTGATPVFADIEADTFNLDPVSVRAAVTDATAAIMPVHLYGHPADLAGLQGVADEAGLQLFEDAAQAHGARYAGAPVGSFGTFGMFSLYPTKNMTSGEGGMVACEDEEIARGVRLLRNQGMEKQYENELVGLNNRMTDIHAAIGRVQLTKVEAWTAARQANAAWLDANLSGVVVPPVRQGCTHVYHQYTVRLAGASGAERDRVVAALREEHKVGCGVYYPIPNHELVSLARFAPEHELPVTARAAAEVISLPVHPSLSQEDLERIATGVTTVVGAGS, translated from the coding sequence ATGCTAGGAACTCAGGCGATGATCCCGGCGGCGAGGCCGATTATTGGTGATGAGGAGCGGGCGGCTGTTGATCGGGTGATGCGTTCGGGGATGGTGGCGCAGGGTCCGGAGGTGGCGGCGTTTGAGGAGGAGTTCGCGGCGCAGCTGGTGGGTGGGCGCACGTGTGTGGCGGTGAACTCGGGCACGTCGGGGTTGCATCTGGGGTTGTTGGCGGCGGGGATCGGTCTTGGGGATGAGGTGATCGTGCCGTCGTTCACGTTTGCGGCGACGGCGAACTCGGTGGCGTTGACGGGGGCGACGCCGGTGTTTGCGGACATTGAGGCGGACACGTTCAACCTGGACCCGGTCAGTGTGCGGGCTGCGGTCACGGATGCCACGGCGGCGATTATGCCGGTGCATCTGTATGGTCACCCGGCGGACCTGGCTGGTCTGCAGGGGGTCGCGGACGAGGCGGGGTTGCAGCTGTTTGAGGACGCGGCGCAGGCGCACGGGGCGCGGTATGCCGGTGCGCCGGTGGGTTCGTTTGGCACGTTTGGAATGTTCAGCTTGTATCCGACGAAGAACATGACCTCGGGTGAGGGGGGCATGGTGGCGTGTGAGGATGAGGAGATCGCCCGGGGGGTGCGGTTGTTGCGCAACCAGGGGATGGAGAAGCAGTACGAGAACGAGCTGGTGGGGTTGAACAACCGGATGACTGATATCCACGCGGCGATCGGGCGGGTGCAGCTGACCAAGGTGGAGGCGTGGACGGCGGCGCGGCAGGCCAACGCGGCGTGGTTGGACGCGAACCTGTCTGGGGTGGTGGTGCCGCCGGTGCGGCAGGGGTGCACGCACGTGTATCACCAGTACACGGTGCGTTTGGCGGGGGCGAGCGGGGCTGAGCGGGACCGTGTGGTGGCGGCGTTGCGTGAGGAGCACAAGGTGGGGTGTGGGGTGTATTACCCGATCCCGAACCATGAGCTGGTGTCGTTGGCGCGGTTTGCCCCGGAGCATGAGCTGCCGGTGACGGCGCGGGCGGCGGCTGAGGTGATCAGCCTGCCGGTGCACCCGTCGTTGAGCCAGGAGGACCTGGAGCGGATCGCGACGGGCGTCACCACGGTTGTGGGGGCGGGTTCCTGA
- a CDS encoding lipopolysaccharide biosynthesis protein, which translates to MSGFRYLYSGVAQITLGAVVAQGIALLSLPLLTRTYGAEAFGIFGTILALAAVAAPAACLKFDRALLLPEATREVGLLAWLGLLSLLLTSVATLIVCATLSKFGAVPDWTYGLWAAGLVVANGLFALLTQLALRDGHYRRVATRHVVQGVATAAIQVGLGLARIGLGYGLLIGQLVGRWIGIVPLVKGASRYSVRPRAEPLREVAVTYWKFPVVFAPSALLNSFGSNIPILLTASLFGPVAAGALAVGQRLLQAPAALITQGVGQVVSAEIASRMRAGRSSLQLFRAATGMLFVLASAVATFVYSPVLLTVCQWVAPDWPDIPNYIRALAVSAIASLIVAPVSSVFTLYQAARASIAIDLSRPVLVLAFAYGFYAMERDPVSLVLGASIGQLANYVATWIVAYRLVRRN; encoded by the coding sequence ATGAGTGGCTTTCGGTATCTGTATTCGGGAGTGGCCCAGATCACCCTTGGGGCCGTTGTAGCCCAGGGTATAGCCTTGCTTTCGCTGCCACTCTTAACTCGAACGTATGGGGCAGAAGCCTTCGGCATCTTTGGGACGATATTGGCACTGGCTGCGGTCGCCGCGCCGGCCGCATGTCTCAAGTTTGATAGGGCTTTACTACTGCCCGAAGCGACTCGAGAAGTCGGCCTGCTCGCGTGGCTAGGCCTACTCAGTCTTCTGCTCACGAGCGTTGCGACCCTGATTGTCTGTGCGACCCTATCAAAGTTCGGGGCAGTGCCTGATTGGACATATGGCCTATGGGCGGCCGGACTAGTAGTAGCCAACGGACTCTTTGCTTTGCTGACACAACTGGCACTACGCGATGGTCACTATCGACGTGTAGCCACGCGTCACGTTGTGCAAGGAGTTGCAACAGCAGCGATCCAGGTTGGCCTCGGTTTGGCGCGGATCGGACTGGGCTACGGACTCCTGATTGGACAGTTGGTGGGACGGTGGATTGGGATTGTTCCACTAGTTAAGGGTGCTTCACGATACTCAGTGAGGCCGCGGGCGGAGCCCCTCAGAGAGGTGGCAGTCACCTATTGGAAATTTCCGGTTGTTTTTGCTCCCTCGGCACTCTTAAACTCTTTTGGGTCAAACATTCCAATACTTCTTACCGCTAGCCTGTTCGGTCCTGTAGCCGCGGGCGCGCTCGCGGTCGGCCAACGACTGCTTCAAGCACCCGCCGCTCTGATAACGCAGGGGGTAGGGCAGGTCGTGTCCGCCGAGATCGCTTCAAGGATGCGTGCCGGGCGTTCAAGCCTTCAGTTGTTTAGGGCGGCCACGGGGATGTTATTTGTTCTGGCATCCGCCGTTGCAACTTTCGTCTACTCGCCTGTCCTGTTGACCGTGTGCCAATGGGTGGCACCGGACTGGCCTGACATCCCCAACTACATACGTGCCCTTGCCGTGAGTGCCATCGCGAGCCTGATTGTCGCCCCGGTGTCCAGTGTGTTTACCCTCTATCAGGCGGCTCGGGCGTCAATTGCTATTGATTTGTCGCGTCCAGTGCTTGTCCTCGCCTTTGCCTACGGGTTCTACGCGATGGAACGCGATCCCGTGAGCCTTGTGTTAGGCGCCTCCATAGGGCAACTCGCCAATTATGTGGCGACCTGGATCGTGGCGTACCGCTTGGTTAGGAGAAACTAG
- a CDS encoding tyrosine-type recombinase/integrase — protein sequence MSTLQEHLTEYLAMRRALGYDLSVLEHRVGQFLSWLTAQGKETFTTADAVTWARLPADADPRWWGMRLGAVRTFAKYLDAIGVDVQVPPRGVLPAGPRRAAPFIYTQADLDALLDTCPQVFTRQLQAATMRTVIALLAATGMRIGEALRLTPADIDTATGVLTIRASKRKDRLVPVHPTTLEALKTYGRLPARSATRPATDAPLLVSSRGTGYHRSTIEAYFARVVTTAGLLPRGAARPRLHDLRHTFATGHMAAAYADGGDPQRTLTLLATWLGHTSTTHTYWYLSATPELMFLAATRLNQPKEPS from the coding sequence ATGAGCACCCTGCAAGAGCACCTGACCGAATACCTGGCGATGCGCCGCGCCCTGGGCTACGACCTGTCCGTGCTGGAACACCGCGTCGGTCAGTTCCTGTCCTGGCTCACCGCTCAGGGCAAGGAGACGTTCACCACCGCCGACGCCGTCACCTGGGCGCGGCTGCCCGCCGATGCGGACCCGCGCTGGTGGGGCATGCGCTTGGGCGCGGTCCGCACCTTCGCCAAGTACCTGGACGCGATCGGCGTCGACGTGCAGGTCCCACCCCGCGGCGTCCTGCCCGCCGGCCCGCGCCGTGCGGCACCGTTCATCTACACCCAGGCCGACCTCGACGCCCTCCTGGACACCTGCCCGCAGGTGTTCACCCGTCAGCTGCAAGCCGCGACGATGCGCACCGTCATCGCCCTGCTGGCCGCGACCGGGATGCGGATCGGGGAAGCACTGCGACTGACCCCAGCCGACATCGACACCGCCACGGGCGTGCTGACCATCCGGGCGAGCAAACGCAAAGACCGGCTGGTCCCTGTGCACCCCACGACCCTGGAGGCGCTGAAGACATACGGGCGGCTGCCCGCCCGCAGCGCCACCCGCCCCGCCACCGACGCCCCACTCCTGGTCAGCTCGCGCGGCACCGGCTACCACCGGTCCACGATCGAGGCCTACTTCGCCCGCGTCGTCACCACCGCCGGTCTCCTCCCGCGCGGGGCGGCCCGCCCCCGACTGCACGATCTACGGCACACGTTCGCGACCGGCCATATGGCCGCGGCCTACGCCGACGGCGGTGACCCGCAACGGACCCTGACGCTGCTGGCGACCTGGTTAGGGCACACCAGCACCACGCACACCTACTGGTACCTGTCAGCGACGCCGGAGCTAATGTTCCTGGCCGCGACCCGTCTCAACCAGCCGAAGGAGCCGTCATGA
- a CDS encoding Gfo/Idh/MocA family protein, whose protein sequence is MGLIGLGAMGRHHARVIREVEGMELVAVADAQGDKHGVARELEVLPDVAALIGEGIDAAMVAVPTYLHEQVALELAGAGVHAMIEKPIAATVAEGEAVAAAFADAGLVGCVGYVERCNPALLEMRHRIEAGELGDVYQITTSRQGPFPARIADVGVVKDLATHDVDLTSWIAQSPYAMVSAQVTHRSGREHEDMMVASGRLANGIIVNHIVNWLSPLKVRETVATGEKGSFVANTLSGDLTFVANGDVRSDWDRVTVFRGVSEGDSIRYAIAKREPLRVEQENFRDRLWGRESESVSMSEGVHALRVTQALLQSAETQTLQFLGRSAYEREQRKGQLS, encoded by the coding sequence ATGGGGTTGATCGGGTTGGGCGCGATGGGCCGCCACCATGCGCGGGTGATCCGTGAGGTGGAGGGGATGGAGCTGGTCGCGGTTGCTGATGCGCAGGGCGATAAGCACGGGGTGGCCCGTGAGCTGGAGGTGTTGCCGGATGTGGCGGCGTTGATCGGTGAGGGGATCGACGCGGCGATGGTGGCGGTGCCGACCTATCTGCATGAGCAGGTGGCGTTGGAGCTGGCCGGCGCGGGGGTGCACGCGATGATCGAGAAGCCGATCGCGGCGACCGTGGCCGAGGGGGAGGCGGTCGCGGCGGCGTTTGCGGACGCTGGCCTGGTGGGGTGTGTGGGTTATGTCGAGCGGTGCAACCCGGCGCTGTTGGAGATGCGGCACCGGATCGAGGCCGGTGAGCTGGGGGATGTCTATCAGATCACCACCTCGCGGCAGGGGCCGTTCCCGGCGCGGATCGCGGATGTGGGGGTGGTGAAGGACCTGGCGACTCATGATGTGGATCTGACGTCCTGGATCGCGCAGTCGCCCTATGCGATGGTCAGCGCGCAGGTCACGCACCGGTCGGGGCGGGAGCACGAGGACATGATGGTGGCCTCGGGGCGGTTGGCCAACGGAATCATCGTCAACCACATCGTGAACTGGCTCTCGCCGTTAAAGGTGCGTGAGACGGTCGCGACGGGGGAGAAGGGCTCGTTCGTGGCCAACACCCTCTCGGGGGACCTGACGTTTGTGGCCAATGGTGATGTGCGGTCGGACTGGGACCGGGTCACCGTGTTCCGTGGTGTCTCCGAGGGCGACTCGATCCGCTATGCGATCGCCAAGCGGGAGCCCCTGCGGGTGGAGCAGGAGAACTTCCGGGATCGCTTGTGGGGCAGGGAGTCTGAGTCGGTGAGTATGTCCGAGGGCGTGCACGCGCTACGCGTCACCCAAGCGCTCTTACAGTCGGCAGAGACCCAGACCCTGCAGTTCCTAGGCCGCTCGGCGTACGAGAGGGAACAGCGAAAAGGTCAGTTGTCCTAG
- a CDS encoding nucleotide sugar dehydrogenase: MKIAVVALGKIGLPLAVQFADADPSHEVVGVDVNQGLVDLVNQGTEPFPGEAHLAEKLAELVPAGRLRATTEYADAIPGADAIVLVVPLFVDEATGAPDFGWMDDATRSLAQHLTPGTLISYETTLPVGTTRDRWKPMIEEISGLTEGSDEGFHLVFSPERVLTGRVFADLRRYPKLVGGLTEAGTVKAVEFYKSVLSFDERDELPRPNGVWDMGTAEAAEMAKLAETTYRDVNIGLANQFARFADTVGIDVQRVIEACNSQPFSHIHQPGIAVGGHCIPVYPRLYLATDPDATVVRNAREANAAMPEYAVARAESLLGSLAGLKVAVLGASYRGKVKETAFSGVFGTVEALRQRGAEVVVHDPMFSADELATYGWTAHALGEPVDVAIVQADHPEYAELTLADLPGLKLLLDGRRITDPAAFTGVPRLTIGGGEPVSG; encoded by the coding sequence ATGAAGATCGCCGTTGTCGCACTGGGCAAGATCGGCCTGCCGCTGGCAGTGCAGTTCGCCGATGCGGACCCCAGCCACGAGGTCGTCGGGGTCGACGTCAACCAGGGCCTGGTCGACCTCGTCAACCAGGGCACCGAGCCGTTCCCGGGGGAGGCGCACCTGGCAGAGAAGCTCGCCGAGCTCGTGCCGGCCGGTCGACTGCGCGCCACCACGGAGTATGCCGACGCGATCCCGGGTGCGGACGCGATCGTCCTGGTCGTCCCCCTGTTTGTGGACGAGGCCACCGGTGCGCCCGACTTCGGCTGGATGGACGACGCGACCAGGAGCCTGGCCCAGCACCTGACCCCCGGGACGCTGATCTCTTATGAGACGACCCTGCCGGTCGGCACCACCCGCGACCGGTGGAAGCCGATGATCGAAGAGATCTCCGGGCTCACCGAGGGCAGCGACGAGGGTTTTCACCTCGTCTTCAGCCCGGAGCGGGTCCTGACCGGGCGTGTCTTTGCGGACCTGCGGCGCTATCCCAAGCTGGTCGGCGGTCTGACCGAGGCCGGCACCGTCAAGGCCGTGGAGTTCTACAAGTCTGTCCTGTCCTTCGACGAGCGCGACGAGCTGCCGCGGCCCAACGGCGTGTGGGACATGGGCACTGCCGAGGCGGCCGAGATGGCCAAGCTCGCCGAGACGACCTATCGGGACGTCAACATCGGCCTGGCCAACCAGTTCGCCCGCTTTGCGGACACGGTCGGCATCGACGTCCAGCGTGTCATCGAGGCATGCAACTCCCAGCCGTTCAGCCACATCCACCAGCCCGGCATCGCCGTCGGCGGCCACTGCATCCCGGTCTATCCGCGGCTCTACCTGGCCACCGACCCCGACGCCACCGTCGTGCGCAACGCCCGCGAGGCCAACGCCGCGATGCCGGAGTATGCCGTGGCGCGCGCCGAGTCCCTGCTCGGGTCACTGGCCGGCCTGAAGGTCGCCGTGCTGGGCGCGTCCTATCGCGGCAAGGTCAAGGAGACCGCCTTCTCCGGCGTCTTCGGCACGGTCGAGGCGCTGCGGCAACGGGGGGCCGAGGTGGTGGTGCACGACCCGATGTTCTCCGCAGACGAGCTGGCCACCTACGGCTGGACCGCGCACGCCCTCGGCGAGCCCGTCGACGTCGCGATCGTCCAGGCCGACCACCCGGAGTATGCCGAGCTGACCCTGGCCGACCTGCCCGGACTCAAGCTGCTGCTGGACGGCCGCCGGATCACCGACCCTGCCGCGTTCACCGGGGTGCCCCGGCTGACCATCGGCGGGGGTGAACCGGTCAGCGGATGA
- a CDS encoding GNAT family N-acetyltransferase — protein sequence MWRPGSWRTAWLGETSMRLFAVRKQAIYGWPGGAPQGRPLADVQFERITRSNLLRVGEARADPPTAAFAAAVKSTADIGLFAMKGGRVVGHGWVRKIPGPRRTRPEHIRVPETSCLIRNCYVSLDCRGQGVYRALLVQLALAAASEWPERWILIDTEVSNMASRRGIVGAGFEPVGMVRALQICGRFIIQDWNKA from the coding sequence ATGTGGCGACCTGGATCGTGGCGTACCGCTTGGTTAGGAGAAACTAGCATGAGACTGTTTGCCGTGCGGAAGCAGGCCATCTACGGCTGGCCAGGTGGTGCTCCGCAAGGGCGCCCACTCGCGGACGTTCAGTTCGAACGAATCACCCGTTCCAATCTACTCCGCGTCGGCGAAGCGCGCGCGGATCCCCCCACCGCGGCGTTCGCCGCTGCGGTAAAGTCCACCGCAGATATAGGCCTTTTCGCTATGAAGGGAGGAAGGGTGGTCGGCCACGGGTGGGTTCGGAAGATACCAGGACCACGTAGGACGCGCCCGGAGCATATTCGGGTCCCGGAGACGAGTTGTCTCATTAGGAATTGCTATGTATCTCTCGACTGCCGGGGCCAGGGGGTGTACCGGGCGCTCCTTGTCCAGTTGGCGCTGGCCGCCGCGAGTGAATGGCCTGAGAGGTGGATCCTGATTGACACTGAAGTCTCAAATATGGCTTCTCGTCGCGGCATTGTGGGCGCCGGATTTGAGCCGGTTGGTATGGTAAGGGCGCTCCAGATATGTGGTCGTTTCATAATCCAAGACTGGAACAAGGCCTGA
- a CDS encoding tyrosine-type recombinase/integrase: MAGMDVNRVDPVEAWAEPLAAWLTVSKISSERSRRAVLAFGRFSVWVRSRGLFAADVDEDLVDAYVAAEEQRSGSKVTAAAQYLPLVKRFLSDHGVLILRPPASRGLDGRPRLQGGPLDEVVLDLVSWLKEQGYAVGTASSVACTAARLSCWMSRQRLDVQDLDDTVLTRFVASQSRGRDWHPSSARRIVTVRNFFLATSLLTPPSQPPPVPTAPAEQLLEDWIAHLRAPRGLSQGWAAECRGWVQDFVTELPIEDGQLVWDGVDVTAVNRYVARRGQGYSLSSRRHLVSAMRGLLDWAFLTGQVSRSISAGILRPATPAAPALPRALTPGQVLALVAAADTSTPTGLRDRAIVVLISRLGLRAGEVATLTLDDVDWHAGTLMVHGKSGRVLRLPVPVDVGQALVDYLRDGRPVGASDRAVFTRSRPPLVGLGRQGISGVVAHLATVAGLGTVHAHALRHTAATAVLACGGSLVEARELLGHARTDTTMIYARTDLAALRVLAPTWGKVPGP, from the coding sequence ATGGCCGGTATGGATGTCAATCGTGTGGATCCTGTGGAGGCGTGGGCCGAGCCGTTGGCGGCGTGGCTGACGGTCTCGAAGATCTCGTCGGAACGGTCGCGGAGGGCGGTGCTGGCGTTCGGCCGGTTCTCGGTCTGGGTGAGGAGCCGTGGGCTGTTCGCCGCGGACGTGGACGAGGACCTCGTCGATGCCTACGTCGCTGCGGAGGAGCAGCGATCCGGTAGTAAGGTCACTGCCGCTGCCCAGTACCTGCCGCTGGTCAAGCGGTTCCTGTCGGACCACGGCGTCCTGATTTTGCGGCCGCCGGCGAGCCGTGGCCTGGATGGTCGGCCACGACTGCAGGGAGGCCCGCTGGATGAGGTCGTGCTCGACCTGGTGTCCTGGCTGAAGGAGCAGGGGTACGCGGTTGGCACGGCCAGCTCGGTGGCATGCACGGCGGCACGGCTGAGCTGCTGGATGTCCCGACAGCGGCTGGACGTCCAGGATCTGGACGACACCGTTCTGACCAGGTTCGTGGCTTCGCAGTCCCGAGGACGCGACTGGCATCCGTCCTCGGCGCGACGGATCGTGACGGTGCGCAACTTCTTCCTGGCCACCAGCCTCCTGACGCCACCGTCACAGCCGCCACCAGTGCCGACCGCCCCGGCCGAGCAACTTCTCGAGGACTGGATCGCTCACCTGCGCGCCCCGCGCGGTCTTAGCCAGGGATGGGCGGCCGAGTGCCGCGGCTGGGTGCAGGACTTCGTGACCGAGCTTCCTATCGAGGACGGACAGTTGGTCTGGGACGGAGTCGACGTGACCGCGGTCAACCGGTACGTGGCCCGACGAGGTCAGGGGTACTCGCTGTCCTCACGGCGCCACCTGGTCTCGGCGATGCGCGGCCTTCTCGACTGGGCCTTCCTGACCGGCCAGGTGAGCCGCTCGATCTCGGCGGGCATCCTGCGCCCAGCCACACCGGCTGCCCCCGCCCTGCCCCGGGCGTTGACGCCGGGGCAGGTACTCGCCTTGGTCGCGGCTGCCGATACGAGCACACCGACCGGACTGCGGGACCGGGCGATCGTAGTCCTGATCAGCCGACTAGGGCTGCGCGCCGGGGAGGTCGCCACGCTGACGTTGGACGATGTGGACTGGCACGCAGGGACGCTAATGGTCCATGGCAAGAGCGGACGGGTTCTGAGGCTGCCTGTCCCGGTCGATGTGGGGCAAGCGCTGGTCGACTACCTTCGCGACGGGCGCCCGGTCGGCGCCAGCGACCGAGCCGTCTTCACCCGGTCCCGCCCGCCGCTGGTCGGGCTGGGACGACAGGGCATCTCCGGCGTCGTCGCGCACCTGGCCACAGTGGCCGGGCTGGGCACGGTGCACGCCCACGCGTTACGGCACACCGCCGCGACCGCCGTCCTGGCCTGCGGCGGCTCGTTGGTCGAGGCACGTGAGCTGCTCGGCCACGCCCGCACCGACACCACGATGATCTACGCCCGTACGGACCTGGCCGCGCTGCGCGTCCTGGCCCCAACATGGGGGAAGGTGCCCGGACCATGA